One window of Candidatus Caldatribacterium sp. genomic DNA carries:
- a CDS encoding glutamine synthetase, with the protein MQEARDILKEVEKLGIRFVRLQFVDVLGIPKNVEIPAKKLSQALEEGVNFDGSSIQGFVRIEESDMKLVPDPDTFIICPWEEERVARVICDVRRPDGSPFEGCPRTNLKRVLKEAEEKGYEFKVGTEAEFFILKYEKGQVVTSDHGSYFDLLPLDLEESLRRDMVIALEELGFRIEASHHEVAPSQHEIDFEYGNALKIADNLVTLKLVVKTFALRKGYVATFMPKPLYGVPGSGMHTHLSLFRGDENLFYDPQSPDGLSRIAKGFIAGLLEHAPAITAITNPLVNSYKRLVPGYEAPVYIAWAEKNRSPLVRVPPQRGRGTRAEFRSPDPSCNPYLAFAVILKAGIDGIERNLDPGRPCNNVNLYDLTCEEREEWGIRHLPRNLEEALSALEKDEVVKSALTPHILDYFLKAKRQEWEDFQRTVHPWEIERYLELY; encoded by the coding sequence ATGCAAGAGGCACGAGATATACTCAAAGAGGTCGAGAAACTGGGAATTCGTTTCGTTCGCCTGCAGTTTGTCGACGTTCTGGGCATCCCCAAAAATGTGGAGATACCTGCAAAGAAACTCTCTCAGGCCCTGGAAGAGGGAGTGAATTTCGACGGTTCCTCAATCCAGGGATTTGTTCGGATTGAGGAATCGGATATGAAGCTTGTTCCGGATCCCGATACTTTCATCATCTGCCCCTGGGAGGAGGAGCGGGTTGCCCGAGTTATCTGTGACGTTCGCCGTCCCGACGGGAGCCCCTTTGAAGGATGCCCCCGGACCAACCTCAAAAGGGTCCTTAAGGAAGCGGAAGAGAAGGGCTACGAGTTCAAGGTCGGCACAGAGGCTGAATTCTTCATCTTGAAGTACGAAAAGGGACAGGTCGTGACCAGTGACCATGGGAGTTACTTTGACCTCCTCCCGCTTGATCTTGAGGAGAGCCTGCGTCGGGATATGGTCATCGCCCTTGAGGAACTCGGTTTTCGGATAGAAGCTTCACACCATGAGGTGGCTCCATCGCAACACGAAATCGACTTTGAATACGGCAATGCCTTAAAGATTGCCGACAACCTTGTTACCTTGAAGCTTGTGGTTAAGACCTTTGCCCTTCGCAAGGGGTACGTCGCCACTTTCATGCCCAAACCTCTCTACGGAGTTCCGGGCTCAGGGATGCACACGCACCTTTCGCTCTTTCGAGGGGACGAAAACCTTTTCTATGATCCTCAGAGCCCTGACGGTTTGAGCCGCATCGCAAAAGGCTTCATTGCGGGGCTTTTGGAACACGCTCCCGCCATTACCGCCATTACTAACCCCCTCGTAAACTCGTACAAGCGTCTTGTCCCGGGGTATGAAGCTCCGGTGTACATTGCCTGGGCAGAGAAGAACCGAAGCCCTCTTGTCCGTGTTCCTCCTCAGCGAGGAAGGGGAACGCGAGCGGAGTTCCGAAGCCCTGACCCTTCTTGCAACCCCTACCTTGCCTTTGCCGTAATCCTAAAGGCTGGAATCGATGGTATAGAACGAAATCTCGACCCGGGCCGTCCCTGTAACAATGTCAACCTCTACGACCTTACCTGCGAGGAGCGGGAGGAATGGGGCATTCGCCATCTCCCGCGGAATCTCGAAGAAGCCCTTTCAGCTCTTGAGAAAGACGAAGTGGTTAAAA